One genomic window of Hymenobacter sp. J193 includes the following:
- a CDS encoding head GIN domain-containing protein encodes MTFGVRFRVQDNRLWLPGRWAGLLALAGLLTACRADHELDCLKSSGPIRTTHRALPAFHTLTVYDNVDVTLVQDTAFYAEVRTGRNLQEDLELTVQDSALVIRNTSRCNWVRRYDVPREVTVHLPKVLNLFQRGENSLRTAGVFRADRLFCHIVGAGDVDLEVNCRYLAISQYELGDMQLRGRTDELHFTLGGLGNLQATTLLARDCYFTTNHDSGGSARVRATGLLGGTHSGSGTIYYTGSPTLIDIKGEGIVVNEE; translated from the coding sequence ATGACGTTTGGCGTACGATTTCGGGTACAAGATAACCGCTTGTGGCTGCCTGGGCGTTGGGCAGGGCTGCTGGCACTAGCCGGGCTGCTCACTGCCTGCCGGGCCGACCACGAGTTGGACTGCCTGAAAAGCTCCGGCCCCATCCGCACCACGCACCGCGCGCTACCCGCGTTTCATACCCTCACGGTGTACGACAACGTGGACGTGACGCTGGTGCAGGACACGGCCTTTTATGCGGAAGTGCGCACGGGCCGTAACCTGCAGGAAGACCTGGAGCTGACCGTACAGGACAGCGCCCTTGTCATTCGCAATACCAGCCGCTGCAACTGGGTGCGCCGCTACGATGTGCCCCGCGAAGTAACCGTGCACCTGCCCAAAGTGCTTAATCTGTTTCAGCGGGGCGAGAACAGCCTCCGCACGGCCGGCGTGTTTCGGGCCGACCGGCTGTTCTGCCATATTGTGGGTGCCGGCGACGTGGACCTGGAAGTAAATTGCCGGTATCTGGCTATCAGTCAATATGAGCTGGGCGACATGCAGCTGCGCGGCCGCACCGACGAGCTGCACTTTACCCTTGGCGGCCTGGGCAACCTGCAGGCAACTACTCTGCTGGCCCGCGACTGTTACTTCACTACCAACCACGACAGCGGCGGCAGCGCCCGGGTGCGGGCTACCGGCCTGCTGGGCGGCACCCACTCGGGCTCCGGCACTATTTACTACACTGGCTCCCCCACCCTCATTGATATCAAAGGCGAAGGCATTGTAGTCAATGAGGAATGA
- a CDS encoding type II toxin-antitoxin system RelE/ParE family toxin, whose amino-acid sequence MVQVRWTNAALEDLAGIRDYTISISRTYAEQLIERLIARTDILGSLPRIGRIVPEYQVANVRELLEGRYRIMYEIIDPDRVDILHVHHMAQPLTAL is encoded by the coding sequence ATGGTTCAAGTAAGATGGACCAACGCTGCGCTGGAAGACCTGGCAGGTATTCGGGACTATACTATCTCTATTTCCCGAACCTACGCAGAGCAGTTGATTGAGCGGCTGATTGCCCGAACGGATATTTTGGGCAGCTTGCCCCGCATCGGGCGCATTGTACCCGAGTATCAGGTGGCCAACGTGCGTGAGCTGCTGGAAGGTCGTTATCGGATTATGTACGAAATCATTGATCCGGATAGAGTAGATATCCTGCACGTCCATCACATGGCTCAGCCGCTAACGGCGCTGTAA
- a CDS encoding IS5 family transposase, with the protein MVDGYQPLTDSQWQVIELLLPVQRRRRLCLRHVFDALLYVCRTGCQWRALPPQFPPWTAVYYYFYRWQRLGLWQQLNTVVNALDRVAHGREPTPALACIDSQSVKLAPRIYEHRGLDAHKLVNGRKRQLLVDSGGRIWAAHVHAAHRHDSTSALALLPHRPWWARRLQLVLTDAAYRGRFTRHLLSLGVAQQISSRPPTQRGFVPLARRWVVERTFAWLACFRRVVVDYEFTPASHAAWLLLANITMALNRA; encoded by the coding sequence ATGGTTGACGGCTATCAACCCCTTACTGACTCGCAATGGCAAGTTATCGAGTTGCTGCTGCCTGTGCAACGGCGCCGACGCCTGTGTTTGCGTCACGTCTTCGATGCGTTGCTTTACGTGTGTCGCACCGGCTGTCAGTGGCGGGCGCTACCCCCGCAGTTCCCACCCTGGACGGCGGTGTACTACTATTTCTACCGCTGGCAGCGTCTGGGCCTGTGGCAGCAACTCAACACGGTCGTCAACGCCCTGGACCGGGTGGCACACGGCCGCGAACCTACCCCGGCGCTGGCTTGCATCGACAGCCAAAGCGTCAAGCTGGCTCCGCGTATCTACGAACACCGCGGCCTGGACGCGCATAAACTCGTCAATGGCCGCAAACGTCAGCTACTGGTTGATTCGGGCGGGCGCATCTGGGCCGCGCACGTGCACGCGGCCCACCGCCATGACAGCACCAGCGCGCTGGCTTTGCTGCCCCACCGCCCCTGGTGGGCGCGGCGCCTTCAGCTGGTGCTCACCGATGCGGCCTACCGTGGGCGCTTCACCCGCCACCTGCTGAGCTTGGGGGTGGCTCAGCAAATCAGCAGCCGCCCGCCCACGCAGCGCGGTTTCGTACCGCTGGCCCGGCGCTGGGTCGTCGAGCGCACCTTCGCTTGGCTGGCCTGCTTTCGCCGGGTCGTCGTTGATTACGAATTCACCCCTGCTAGCCACGCCGCCTGGCTCTTGCTGGCCAACATCACCATGGCCCTTAATCGAGCCTGA
- the gldG gene encoding gliding motility-associated ABC transporter substrate-binding protein GldG, translated as MEQPAPSSSASRKQRDLLRFGLFALGLLVLNFLAQQFFFRLDLTADKRYSMSAATKQLLSQMPEPVTVTVYLAGDFPPAFRRLSQSTRETLDEMQLQAGSRLRYVFVDPSAASSEEARNKEYQRLIQKGLAPTNLGANEKGKRVEKIIFPWATITVGNREQNVLLLRGNQAAAPDVRLNQSIEGLEYELASAIRRLQPGQRRVIGIVEGHGELDNLQMADMISTLQRDYNVYRVDLSKVPSLKPLAAVIVAKPQRPYTEEEKFKLDEYITQGGRAMFFVDQMRVNLDSANRGGMLSFPQELNLTDMLFKYGVRLNGDLLLDLNSGLIPLVTGMTGNKPQVEPMPWQFYPIVNAFSPHPITRNLDAVYLKFAGTIDTVKAQGIRKTPLLFTSRYTRVLPAPVPVNLNDARLPPDPKLYTAGPKPVGYLLEGQFRSLYANRARPGTTQFQPAQSPQARPGKVLVMSDGDFARNDVDTKTNRPLRLGYDRLAATEFANRELVQNAADFLLDESGLIAVRSKEITLRPLDKVKVNEQRRGWQLLNLVAPLVLLALFGLVRAWLRKRRYASFGAE; from the coding sequence ATGGAACAACCCGCTCCGTCTTCTTCCGCTTCCCGCAAACAGCGCGACCTGCTGCGGTTTGGCCTGTTTGCGCTGGGGCTGCTGGTACTCAACTTTCTGGCCCAGCAGTTCTTCTTCCGTCTCGACCTCACCGCCGATAAGCGCTACAGCATGTCGGCGGCCACCAAGCAGTTGCTCAGCCAGATGCCCGAGCCGGTAACGGTGACGGTGTACCTGGCCGGCGACTTTCCGCCTGCTTTCCGCCGCCTCTCCCAATCAACCCGCGAAACCCTGGACGAAATGCAGCTGCAGGCCGGCTCCCGGCTGCGCTACGTGTTCGTCGATCCGTCGGCGGCTTCGTCGGAGGAGGCGCGCAACAAGGAGTACCAGCGGCTTATCCAAAAGGGGCTGGCGCCTACCAACCTCGGCGCCAACGAGAAAGGCAAGCGGGTCGAGAAAATCATCTTTCCCTGGGCTACCATCACCGTGGGCAACCGCGAGCAGAACGTGCTGCTGCTGCGCGGCAACCAGGCTGCTGCGCCCGACGTGCGCCTCAACCAGAGCATCGAAGGACTGGAATACGAGCTGGCCAGCGCCATCCGCCGCCTGCAGCCGGGCCAGCGCCGCGTGATTGGCATTGTGGAGGGCCACGGTGAGCTGGACAACTTGCAGATGGCCGACATGATCAGCACCCTGCAGCGCGACTATAACGTGTACCGCGTGGATTTGAGCAAAGTGCCTAGCCTCAAGCCGCTGGCCGCCGTCATCGTGGCCAAACCCCAGCGGCCCTACACGGAGGAAGAGAAGTTTAAGCTTGATGAGTACATCACCCAGGGCGGCCGGGCCATGTTTTTCGTGGATCAGATGCGCGTGAACCTGGACAGCGCCAACCGCGGCGGCATGCTCTCGTTTCCGCAGGAGCTGAATCTGACGGATATGCTTTTTAAGTACGGTGTGCGCCTCAACGGCGACCTGCTGCTGGACCTCAACTCGGGCCTGATTCCGCTGGTGACGGGCATGACGGGCAACAAGCCCCAGGTGGAGCCCATGCCCTGGCAGTTCTACCCCATCGTCAACGCGTTCAGCCCGCACCCCATCACCCGCAACCTCGACGCGGTGTACCTCAAGTTTGCGGGTACCATTGATACGGTGAAGGCTCAAGGCATCCGCAAAACCCCACTGCTCTTTACTTCCCGCTATACCCGCGTGCTGCCCGCTCCGGTGCCTGTCAACCTCAACGACGCCCGCCTGCCGCCTGACCCTAAGCTGTACACGGCCGGCCCCAAGCCCGTGGGCTATCTGCTCGAAGGCCAGTTCCGCTCCCTGTATGCCAACCGTGCCCGGCCCGGCACTACGCAGTTCCAGCCCGCGCAAAGCCCCCAGGCCCGCCCCGGTAAGGTGTTGGTGATGTCGGATGGGGACTTTGCCCGCAACGACGTGGACACGAAAACCAACCGACCCCTGCGCCTGGGGTACGACCGGCTAGCCGCCACCGAGTTTGCCAACCGCGAGCTGGTGCAGAACGCCGCCGACTTCCTGCTCGATGAGTCCGGGCTGATTGCCGTGCGCAGCAAGGAAATTACCCTGCGCCCGCTCGATAAGGTGAAAGTAAACGAGCAGCGCCGGGGCTGGCAGCTCCTGAACCTAGTGGCACCCCTGGTGCTGCTGGCATTGTTCGGGCTGGTGCGGGCCTGGCTGCGGAAACGCCGATACGCGTCGTTTGGGGCGGAGTGA
- the gldA gene encoding gliding motility-associated ABC transporter ATP-binding subunit GldA, translating to MVEIQHLTKYFGSQAAVNDISFAAGKGEILGFLGPNGAGKSTTMKIATGYLPPSSGTVRVAGFDVVENPLEVRRRVGYLPEHNPLYLDMYVHEYLEFIGRAHNLSGSGLRQRVKELVGRVGLTREQNKQIGALSKGYRQRVGLAQALVHDPPVLILDEPTTGLDPNQISEIRQLIRELGQDKTVIFSTHILPEVQALCDRVVIISRGQLVADSPVRELGALAQGETIIRAEFEGGIDPAPLRQLPGVKLVEPGPGNTWRIRVAGTADQRGAISRLAAAQGWVLLGLRQEEQSLEQVFGELTK from the coding sequence ATGGTAGAAATCCAACACCTAACCAAGTATTTCGGCTCGCAGGCTGCTGTCAACGACATCAGCTTTGCGGCGGGGAAAGGCGAAATCCTGGGTTTCCTAGGGCCAAACGGTGCGGGCAAGTCCACCACCATGAAGATAGCCACCGGCTACCTGCCGCCCAGTAGCGGCACGGTGCGCGTAGCCGGGTTCGATGTGGTGGAAAACCCGCTGGAAGTGCGCCGCCGGGTGGGCTACCTGCCCGAGCACAACCCGCTCTACCTGGATATGTACGTGCATGAGTACCTCGAATTTATCGGGCGGGCGCACAACCTTTCGGGCAGCGGGCTGCGCCAGCGGGTGAAAGAACTCGTGGGCCGCGTGGGCCTCACGCGTGAGCAGAACAAGCAGATTGGCGCCCTCTCCAAAGGTTACCGTCAGCGCGTTGGGCTGGCACAGGCGCTGGTGCACGACCCGCCGGTGCTCATCCTCGACGAGCCCACCACGGGCCTCGACCCCAACCAGATAAGCGAAATCCGCCAACTGATTCGGGAGCTGGGCCAGGATAAAACCGTCATCTTCAGCACCCACATTCTGCCCGAGGTGCAGGCCCTCTGCGACCGGGTGGTCATCATCAGCCGCGGCCAGCTGGTAGCCGACTCGCCGGTGCGGGAGTTGGGCGCGCTGGCTCAGGGCGAAACCATCATCCGCGCCGAGTTTGAAGGCGGCATTGACCCCGCCCCACTGCGGCAGCTGCCGGGCGTGAAGCTGGTAGAGCCGGGACCGGGCAATACCTGGCGCATCCGCGTGGCCGGAACTGCTGATCAGCGCGGGGCCATTTCGCGCCTGGCTGCCGCGCAAGGCTGGGTTCTGCTGGGCCTGCGCCAGGAAGAGCAGTCGTTGGAGCAGGTGTTTGGGGAGCTGACAAAGTAA
- a CDS encoding SDR family oxidoreductase: protein MQKLIVVTGGTKGIGRAVVERFLAAGLPVVTCARSAADLLVLSSELARQYPDTPVYTLAADLSQPEDTQRFVSFVRELEGSVEVLVNNTGGFEPGRLQDEPADGSQLRRMIDVNLYSAYDVTQGLLPDMIARRHGHIFMLCSTASIMAYTNGGSYCIAKFALYGMTKVLRAELQEHDIRVTAILPGATLTNSWAGADLPAERFMRPQDVAESIFAAYSLSPQAVVEELLMRPQLGDI, encoded by the coding sequence ATGCAAAAATTAATCGTAGTAACGGGCGGCACCAAAGGAATAGGGCGCGCCGTAGTAGAGCGTTTTCTGGCCGCCGGGCTGCCCGTCGTCACCTGCGCGCGCTCCGCTGCCGACCTACTGGTGCTGAGCAGTGAGCTGGCCCGGCAGTATCCCGACACGCCCGTGTACACGCTCGCCGCCGACCTCAGCCAGCCCGAGGACACGCAGCGTTTCGTGTCGTTTGTGCGGGAGCTGGAAGGCAGCGTAGAAGTGCTGGTAAACAATACCGGCGGCTTCGAGCCCGGCCGGCTGCAGGACGAGCCCGCCGACGGCTCCCAGCTCCGCCGCATGATTGACGTGAACCTGTACAGCGCCTACGACGTGACCCAAGGCCTGCTGCCCGACATGATTGCGCGGCGCCACGGTCATATATTCATGCTATGCTCTACGGCCAGCATCATGGCCTACACTAACGGTGGTTCTTACTGCATAGCTAAGTTTGCCTTGTACGGCATGACGAAAGTGCTGCGCGCCGAGCTGCAGGAACATGATATCCGCGTGACGGCCATTTTGCCGGGTGCTACGCTCACCAACAGCTGGGCCGGCGCCGACCTGCCCGCCGAGCGGTTTATGCGCCCCCAGGACGTGGCCGAGTCCATCTTCGCCGCCTATTCTCTCTCGCCCCAAGCCGTGGTAGAGGAACTGCTCATGCGCCCGCAGCTGGGGGATATTTAG
- a CDS encoding cyclic-phosphate processing receiver domain-containing protein encodes MPPPYKLYLDDLRTPRGSGWTVVRSFKEFVATIEQQGIPTEISFDHDLGWDETRNCERKRGYDCAKWLVEQELLVPSINVHSANPIGAANIRALLENYARFRENDAGV; translated from the coding sequence ATGCCTCCTCCCTACAAACTCTACCTCGACGACCTGCGCACGCCCCGCGGCAGCGGCTGGACGGTGGTGCGCAGCTTCAAGGAGTTCGTGGCCACCATTGAGCAGCAAGGCATACCAACGGAAATATCCTTCGACCACGACCTGGGCTGGGACGAAACCCGCAACTGCGAGCGGAAAAGGGGCTACGACTGCGCCAAGTGGCTGGTGGAGCAGGAACTGCTGGTGCCAAGCATCAACGTGCACTCGGCCAACCCCATAGGGGCTGCTAATATTCGGGCGCTTCTGGAAAATTATGCGCGTTTCCGGGAGAATGATGCTGGTGTTTAA
- the gldF gene encoding gliding motility-associated ABC transporter permease subunit GldF — MFAILRKEFNAFLNSPVAYVVIGVFLVATGLFVWVFPDSSVLDYGFADLQTLFNLAPWIFLFLIPAISMRTFAEEKKAGTIELLLTRPLTDGQLVGGKYLACLLLALLALVPTLLYYYSVYQLGNPVGNIDSAAFAGSLLGLALLAAVFAAIGVLASALTRDQIIAFLLAVVGCFLVYSGFDSVASLFEGAPAYYIGQFGIAAHYRDMSKGLVDSRDLVYFFSTVALMLGATRLALRSRNW; from the coding sequence ATGTTCGCCATACTTCGCAAAGAATTCAACGCTTTCCTAAACTCCCCGGTGGCTTACGTGGTCATTGGGGTGTTTCTGGTAGCTACCGGCCTGTTCGTGTGGGTATTTCCCGACAGCAGCGTGCTGGACTACGGTTTTGCCGATTTGCAGACGCTGTTCAACCTGGCCCCCTGGATTTTCCTGTTCCTGATTCCGGCCATCAGCATGCGCACCTTCGCCGAAGAGAAGAAGGCCGGCACCATTGAGCTGCTGCTCACGCGCCCCCTCACCGACGGGCAGCTGGTAGGAGGGAAGTACCTGGCCTGCCTGCTGCTGGCTTTGCTGGCGCTGGTGCCCACGCTGCTTTACTACTACTCGGTGTATCAGCTCGGCAACCCAGTGGGCAATATCGATTCAGCAGCGTTTGCGGGCTCCCTGCTGGGGCTGGCTTTGCTAGCGGCGGTGTTTGCAGCCATTGGCGTGCTGGCTTCGGCCCTCACCCGCGACCAGATAATTGCCTTTCTGCTGGCCGTGGTGGGGTGCTTTCTGGTCTACTCGGGCTTCGATTCGGTGGCTTCGCTGTTTGAGGGTGCACCGGCCTATTACATCGGGCAGTTCGGCATTGCCGCCCACTACCGCGACATGAGCAAGGGTCTCGTCGATTCCCGCGACCTAGTGTACTTCTTCAGCACGGTGGCCCTTATGCTGGGCGCCACCCGCCTGGCCCTGCGCAGCCGCAACTGGTAA
- the dnaN gene encoding DNA polymerase III subunit beta, producing the protein MKFIVSSSALLKQLQSINGVVTNNPVVPILENFLFEIEDGKLTITASDLETSMITELPVEARESGRIAAPARILLDTLKNLPDQPVTFTLDEETYTIEIASANGRYKLAGENATDFPRVPVVKGSAPIEMPSSSLARAINKTIFAVSTDELRPAMTGVLIQLADAQVTFVATDGHRLLRYRRQDVGAGQTANLIVPRKAFNLLKNALPSEATTVRVEFNHSNAFFSFNQMRLVCRLIDERYPDYENVIPVSNPNKLIIDRAALLNSVKRIAIYSNKTTHQVRFRLAGSELTVSAEDLDFSNEANEKLACQYDGEDMEIGFNAKFLIEMLSNIDSEEITLELSTPNRAGLLMPTIADDNESILMLVMPVMLNNYV; encoded by the coding sequence ATGAAGTTCATCGTCTCGTCTTCCGCCTTGCTCAAGCAGCTGCAGAGCATCAATGGCGTGGTCACGAACAACCCCGTAGTGCCCATTCTGGAGAACTTTCTCTTTGAAATCGAAGACGGCAAGCTGACGATTACGGCCTCCGACCTGGAGACCAGCATGATAACCGAGCTGCCGGTGGAAGCCCGCGAAAGTGGCCGCATTGCCGCCCCCGCCCGCATCCTGCTCGACACGCTCAAGAACCTGCCAGACCAGCCCGTAACCTTTACGCTGGACGAGGAAACCTATACCATCGAAATTGCCTCGGCCAATGGACGCTACAAGCTGGCCGGCGAAAACGCCACCGACTTCCCCCGCGTGCCCGTCGTGAAGGGTTCGGCCCCAATTGAAATGCCCTCATCGTCCCTGGCCCGGGCCATCAACAAAACCATCTTCGCGGTGAGCACCGACGAGCTGCGCCCCGCCATGACGGGCGTGCTCATTCAGCTGGCCGACGCGCAGGTAACCTTCGTGGCTACCGATGGGCACCGCCTGCTGCGCTACCGTCGTCAGGATGTGGGGGCGGGTCAGACGGCTAACCTCATTGTGCCGCGCAAAGCTTTCAACCTGCTCAAAAATGCGCTGCCCTCGGAGGCTACCACGGTGCGCGTGGAGTTCAACCACTCCAACGCCTTTTTCTCCTTCAACCAGATGCGCCTGGTGTGCCGCCTGATTGACGAGCGGTACCCCGACTACGAAAACGTAATTCCGGTGAGCAACCCCAACAAGCTCATCATCGACCGGGCGGCCCTGCTGAACTCAGTGAAGCGCATTGCCATCTACTCCAACAAAACTACCCACCAGGTGCGCTTCCGTCTTGCCGGCTCGGAGCTGACGGTTTCGGCCGAAGACCTGGACTTCTCCAATGAAGCCAACGAAAAGCTGGCCTGCCAGTACGATGGCGAAGACATGGAAATCGGCTTCAACGCCAAGTTCCTCATCGAAATGCTGTCGAACATTGACTCCGAGGAAATAACCCTGGAGCTGAGCACCCCCAACCGCGCCGGCCTGCTCATGCCCACCATTGCCGACGACAACGAAAGCATCCTGATGCTGGTGATGCCGGTGATGCTGAACAACTACGTTTA
- a CDS encoding SDR family oxidoreductase, with protein MDLSGKVAIVTGVSKGIGRATAELLLERGATVAGWSRSAPTGLAHERFHFVACDVSREESVQQALAATQQAVGPEVHVLINNAGLGIMGAVDGFAADDWCTMFDTNVHGTFYCARAVLPKMKRQQLGHILNVASLAGTVGSENMAGYCATKFAVRGFSEALFKEVRQFGIKVTCLNPGSVETSFNGKTPGATPTLGKLQAEDVAAVIVHTLEAPFHVLISELDMRPLQPGK; from the coding sequence ATGGACCTAAGCGGCAAGGTAGCCATTGTCACGGGCGTCAGCAAAGGCATTGGCCGCGCCACGGCTGAACTATTGCTGGAGCGCGGCGCCACGGTAGCAGGGTGGAGTCGCTCCGCCCCAACCGGGCTGGCGCACGAGCGGTTCCACTTCGTAGCCTGCGACGTGAGCCGGGAAGAATCGGTACAGCAGGCGCTGGCCGCCACCCAGCAGGCAGTAGGGCCGGAAGTTCACGTCCTCATCAACAACGCCGGCTTGGGTATTATGGGCGCGGTGGATGGCTTCGCGGCCGACGACTGGTGCACGATGTTCGATACCAATGTGCACGGCACGTTCTACTGTGCCCGAGCTGTACTGCCAAAGATGAAGCGGCAGCAGCTGGGGCACATTCTCAACGTGGCTTCCTTGGCCGGCACGGTGGGCAGCGAGAACATGGCGGGCTACTGCGCTACCAAGTTTGCGGTGCGCGGCTTTTCGGAGGCGTTGTTTAAGGAAGTTCGCCAGTTCGGCATCAAAGTCACCTGCCTGAACCCTGGCTCCGTGGAAACCAGCTTCAACGGTAAAACACCCGGCGCCACGCCTACTTTGGGCAAGCTGCAGGCCGAGGACGTGGCGGCCGTCATCGTGCATACCCTGGAGGCGCCTTTCCACGTTCTGATTTCGGAGCTGGATATGCGACCTTTGCAGCCGGGGAAATAA